The Streptomyces sp. NBC_00286 nucleotide sequence GCTTCCTCGCATCCCTTTGGCAGAGGGGCCCGGCCGCGCGGCGCCTGAGCGCACGGCGGCCGGGCCCCTCCCACCGAACCGTCCCCGCCCTGCCCGACGCCCTCACCACCTGGAGGACCGGCCATGAAGGTCGTCGTCGACATGAACAAGTGCCAGGACCACGGCCAGTGTGTCTTCGCGGCCCCCGACGTCTTCTCGATGGACGACTCCGGCCACCTGGCGTACGTCTCCGATCCGGACGACGCGCTGCGCGACGAGGTCGAGGAGGCCGCGGACGTGTG carries:
- a CDS encoding ferredoxin, with protein sequence MKVVVDMNKCQDHGQCVFAAPDVFSMDDSGHLAYVSDPDDALRDEVEEAADVCPLQAIRIED